A single genomic interval of Arachis duranensis cultivar V14167 chromosome 7, aradu.V14167.gnm2.J7QH, whole genome shotgun sequence harbors:
- the LOC110274221 gene encoding uncharacterized protein LOC110274221, which yields MAKKMASQGDTSSKDNLRWTEEMDAAFLDALIEECSKGNRVDGTFTTTAYDNVLATLKASFGNHLRKDNLKNRLKTLKDHFGVCYDLFHNLSGFSWNPDTKLFTAEPEVWADLIKARPDAKKWMRTPIKHYDKLYFIYGQDRATGNLAGSAKERNKSMAKMKEPINLNDDEYQGFDCEWNDWQPTTHSTSFVAEESPNLGNSNQSNGTQENHRGAKRKAPMSGLFEADMERMSKGIQGLTDMLKDGNSYYDKSLDIATKQALTAERQAETAEKQVMLAERQVLIAEEQIQVAKMQAQAVERGITFLEQSRTRVYSENDVYNELKKLGVVKEIFWSCYRFLCRDERAKREFFGVPFEDRHGALYDLMKEAGAI from the exons ATGGCAAAAAAGATGGCATCTCAAGGTGACACATCAAGCAAAGACAATTTAAGATGGACCGAAGAAATGGATGCAGCTTTTCTTGATGCTTTGATAGAGGAATGTAGCAAAGGAAACAGAGTTGATGGTACTTTTACAACAACTGCATATGACAACGTCCTTGCAACTCTAAAAGCTTCGTTCGGAAACCATCTTCGTAAAGATAATCTTAAGAATAGactgaagactttgaaggatcACTTTGGAGTTTGTTATGATCTGTTTCATAACTTAAGTGGATTTTCATGGAATCCAGATACCAAACTCTTTACCGCTGAACCTGAAGTTTGGGCGGATTTAATTAAG GCAAGACCAGATGCAAAAAAGTGGATGCGAACTCCCATTAAACATTATgataaactatattttatatacgGTCAAGACAGAGCAACTGGAAATCTTGCTGGAAGTGCCAAGGAAAGAAACAAAAGTATGGCCAAGATGAAGGAGCCAATTAATTTGAATGATGATGAATATCAGGGGTTTGACTGTGAGTGGAATGATTGGCAGCCTACTACTCATTCAACTAGCTTTGTTGCAGAGGAAAGCCCAAATTTAGGTAACTCAAACCAATCTAACGGAACACAAGAGAATCATAGAGGTGCTAAGCGTAAAGCACCAATGAGTGGTTTATTTGAAGCTGATATGGAACGAATGAGTAAAGGTATCCAAGGATTGACAGATATGTTGAAGGATGGGAATAGTTATTATGATAAATCACTTGATATTGCTACGAAGCAAGCATTAACTGCTGAAAGGCAAGCGGAAACAGCTGAAAAACAAGTTATGCTAGCTGAAAGACAAGTTCTGATAGCTGAAGAACAAATTCAAGTTGCCAAGATGCAAGCTCAAGCTGTTGAGAGAGGAATTACATTCTTAGAACAAAGTAGGACTCGAGTTTACTCTGAAAATGATGTGTACAACGAGTTAAAGAAATTGGGTGTTGTCAAAGAGATCTTTTGGAGTTGCTATCGTTTTCTCTGTAGAGATGAAAGAGCAAAACGAGAATTTTTTGGTGTTCCCTTTGAAGATCGCCATGGTGCATTATACGACTTAATGAAGGAAGCTGGTGCAATTTAA